The Streptomyces sp. NL15-2K genome contains a region encoding:
- a CDS encoding APC family permease: MSISRGRGLQANALGTFDTVVMAVAGSAPAYSLAATTAVLVGTVGLASPAALLYCAIPMLGIALAFGYLSRIDVNAGASYSWVGRTLHPFLGFISGWALVISATIFMVAGSLPAGSMTLALFDDGLADNTALSTVVGAAWFLVMLLVVLGGARLTVRAQLAMSGVELAILALFAVLAFFHSGTARAFDWSWLGLGHFDGMTGFASGALIAAFYYWGWDVTSNLSEETRNSRRTTGLAGVIGVGIVFLLFEVFTIAVNVILSARQIEENDANVLAVLGEEVWPGWGGRLLIVAVMLSTIATLETTLLQVTRSLFAMGRDRTMPSALGRIHPRWNTPWVAIVVVGTVALVMLVASNALGTVGDILSDAISAIGLQIAVYYGLAGLAVVVAYRRMLLKSVANFVFGGLWPLLGALFMFWVFVESLSELSTAAVAIGIGGLAVGLIPMLWYWRQGSDYYRPAKLDAARTVETEYFPGGGAAWDSRVHEGLSTDF, translated from the coding sequence ATGAGCATCAGCAGGGGCAGAGGGCTGCAAGCCAATGCCCTCGGTACGTTCGACACCGTCGTGATGGCCGTCGCGGGCAGCGCCCCGGCGTACTCGCTGGCCGCGACCACCGCGGTCCTGGTCGGCACGGTGGGCCTGGCCAGTCCCGCGGCCCTGCTGTACTGCGCGATCCCCATGCTGGGCATCGCGCTGGCGTTCGGCTATCTCAGCCGGATCGACGTGAACGCGGGCGCCAGCTACTCGTGGGTGGGGCGGACCCTCCACCCGTTCCTGGGCTTCATCAGCGGCTGGGCGCTGGTCATCTCGGCGACCATCTTCATGGTGGCCGGTTCGCTGCCCGCCGGATCGATGACGCTCGCCCTCTTCGACGACGGGCTCGCGGACAACACCGCGCTGTCCACGGTGGTCGGCGCGGCCTGGTTCCTGGTCATGCTGCTCGTCGTGCTGGGCGGGGCGCGTCTCACCGTCCGTGCTCAACTGGCCATGTCCGGCGTGGAGTTGGCGATCCTGGCGCTGTTCGCGGTCCTCGCCTTCTTCCACTCCGGCACCGCCCGGGCGTTCGACTGGTCCTGGCTCGGTCTCGGTCACTTCGACGGTATGACGGGCTTCGCGTCGGGCGCGCTGATCGCCGCGTTCTACTACTGGGGCTGGGACGTGACCAGCAACCTCAGCGAGGAGACCCGCAACAGCCGCCGTACGACGGGCCTCGCGGGCGTGATCGGGGTCGGCATCGTGTTCCTGCTCTTCGAGGTGTTCACCATCGCGGTGAACGTGATCCTCTCCGCGCGGCAGATCGAGGAGAACGACGCCAACGTGCTGGCCGTGCTCGGCGAGGAGGTCTGGCCCGGCTGGGGCGGCAGGCTGCTGATCGTCGCGGTGATGCTGTCCACCATCGCCACGCTGGAGACCACGCTGCTCCAGGTCACGCGCTCGCTGTTCGCGATGGGCCGCGACCGTACGATGCCGTCCGCGCTGGGCCGGATCCACCCCCGGTGGAACACGCCCTGGGTCGCGATCGTGGTCGTCGGCACGGTGGCCCTGGTGATGCTCGTCGCCTCCAACGCTCTGGGCACGGTCGGTGACATCCTCTCCGACGCCATCTCGGCGATCGGTCTGCAGATCGCCGTCTACTACGGGCTGGCCGGGCTCGCGGTGGTCGTCGCCTACCGCAGGATGCTGCTGAAGTCGGTGGCCAACTTCGTCTTCGGCGGTCTGTGGCCGCTGCTCGGCGCGCTGTTCATGTTCTGGGTGTTCGTCGAGTCGCTGAGCGAGCTGAGCACCGCTGCGGTCGCGATCGGCATCGGCGGCCTGGCCGTCGGGCTGATCCCGATGCTCTGGTACTGGAGGCAGGGCAGCGACTACTACCGGCCCGCCAAGCTGGACGCCGCCCGCACCGTCGAGACGGAGTACTTCCCGGGCGGCGGCGCGGCCTGGGACTCGCGTGTCCACGAGGGCCTCTCCACCGACTTCTGA
- a CDS encoding DUF5709 domain-containing protein: MGTERTDSEPMADDAYQPTGSNEEQEDAAPLDLQDALDERTYDETLAEGYSPPEKPLGVTKHGTTAAEQHDGESLDQRLAQEAPEVAEPPGDEIGDTPEGEGEPVDPEAGTERAGRLVAPDEGAHTDTTKEEVASDVGIDAGAAGAEEAAVHVVEDDTALPDDEGA; this comes from the coding sequence ATGGGCACCGAACGGACGGACTCCGAACCGATGGCGGACGACGCCTACCAGCCCACCGGAAGCAACGAGGAGCAGGAGGACGCGGCGCCGCTCGACCTGCAGGACGCCCTCGACGAGCGGACCTACGACGAGACGCTCGCCGAGGGCTACTCCCCGCCGGAGAAGCCGCTCGGCGTCACCAAGCACGGCACCACGGCCGCCGAACAGCACGACGGCGAGAGCCTCGACCAGCGCCTCGCGCAGGAAGCGCCCGAGGTGGCCGAGCCGCCCGGTGACGAGATCGGCGACACCCCCGAGGGCGAAGGCGAACCGGTCGATCCGGAGGCGGGCACCGAGCGTGCCGGGCGCCTCGTCGCCCCCGACGAGGGCGCCCACACCGACACCACCAAGGAGGAGGTCGCCTCCGACGTGGGCATCGACGCGGGGGCCGCCGGTGCGGAGGAGGCCGCCGTGCACGTGGTCGAGGACGACACGGCGCTTCCGGACGACGAGGGGGCCTGA
- the sthA gene encoding Si-specific NAD(P)(+) transhydrogenase — translation MPDFDMLVIGSGPGGQKAAIAAAKLGRRVAVVDRPDMVGGVSIHTGTIPSKTLREAVLYLTGLTQRDLYGQSYRVKEDITVADLTARTQHVVSREVDVIRSQLSRNHIALHSGTARFVDAHTVALREASGHERLLSAEHVVIATGTRPARPDSVEFDGRTIMDSDNVLALERVPRSMVIVGAGVIGMEYASMFAALGSKITVVEKRSGMLDMCDVEVIESLKYHLRDLAVTFRFGETVAAVERHPRGTLTILESGKKIPADAVMYSAGRQGLTDDLDLGKADLSADPRGRITVDEHYRTEVPHIYAVGDVIGFPALAATSMEQGRAAAYHACGEPVGRMHNLQPIGIYTIPEISFVGRTEDQLTEDRVPFEVGISRYRELARGQIMGDSHGMLKLLVSPEDRTLLGVHCFGSGATELIHIGQSVMGCGGTVDYLVDAVFNYPTLAESYKVAALDATNKLRLIDRIGD, via the coding sequence GTGCCCGACTTCGACATGCTTGTCATCGGATCCGGCCCGGGCGGCCAGAAGGCCGCCATCGCCGCGGCCAAGCTGGGCCGCCGGGTCGCCGTCGTCGACCGCCCCGACATGGTCGGCGGGGTCTCCATCCACACCGGAACGATCCCCTCCAAGACCCTGCGTGAGGCGGTGCTGTACCTCACCGGTCTGACCCAGCGCGACCTGTACGGACAGAGCTACCGCGTGAAGGAGGACATCACCGTCGCCGACCTGACCGCCCGCACCCAGCACGTGGTCAGCCGCGAGGTGGACGTCATCCGCAGCCAGCTGTCGCGCAACCACATCGCCCTGCACTCCGGGACCGCCCGCTTCGTCGACGCCCACACCGTCGCCCTGCGCGAGGCCTCCGGCCACGAACGGCTGCTCAGTGCCGAGCATGTCGTGATCGCCACCGGCACACGCCCCGCCAGGCCCGACAGCGTGGAGTTCGACGGGCGGACGATCATGGACTCGGACAACGTCCTCGCCCTGGAACGGGTGCCGCGCTCCATGGTCATCGTCGGTGCCGGCGTGATCGGCATGGAGTACGCGTCGATGTTCGCCGCGCTCGGCAGCAAGATCACCGTGGTCGAGAAGCGCTCCGGGATGCTCGACATGTGCGATGTCGAGGTGATCGAGTCGCTCAAGTACCACCTGCGGGACCTGGCCGTCACCTTCCGCTTCGGCGAGACGGTGGCCGCGGTGGAGCGGCACCCCCGGGGGACCCTCACCATCCTGGAGAGCGGCAAGAAGATCCCCGCCGACGCCGTGATGTACTCGGCGGGCCGGCAGGGCCTGACCGACGACCTCGACCTCGGCAAGGCCGACCTCTCGGCGGACCCGCGCGGCCGGATCACGGTGGACGAGCACTACCGCACCGAGGTGCCGCACATCTACGCCGTCGGCGACGTCATCGGATTCCCGGCACTGGCGGCGACCTCGATGGAACAGGGCCGTGCGGCGGCATACCACGCCTGCGGGGAGCCCGTCGGCCGGATGCACAACCTCCAGCCGATCGGCATCTACACCATCCCCGAGATCAGCTTCGTGGGCCGCACCGAGGACCAGCTGACCGAGGACCGGGTGCCGTTCGAGGTCGGCATCTCCCGCTACCGCGAACTGGCCCGGGGCCAGATCATGGGCGACTCGCACGGCATGCTCAAGCTGCTGGTCTCGCCCGAGGACCGCACCCTGCTCGGGGTGCACTGCTTCGGCTCCGGCGCCACCGAACTCATCCACATCGGTCAGTCCGTGATGGGCTGCGGCGGCACGGTCGACTACCTGGTCGACGCGGTCTTCAACTATCCGACCCTCGCGGAGTCCTACAAGGTCGCCGCCCTGGACGCCACCAACAAGCTCCGCCTGATCGACCGGATCGGGGACTGA
- a CDS encoding glycoside hydrolase family 64 protein → MAPRHQHRLGRRKLLFTLGGAAVAAPAVAALAPRALAGTGTPAEAAALLPLTIVNDSGSFDNASVHVYIVGNQDGRQVRVTPDGTLAPIALSDNGADGYTDYAIGLAGSGETPLSLPYMSGRIYVALGHKLKLKVVTDGNGNPALQYPAGWVASDPNHAVLHDCAEFTYNSSGMFCNTTMVDMFSVPLSIRLTGAKDQTTGTLRPSGRADAFAAVRRTEVFAPLVVDDTRVIAPGHGLDAGLFPKDYFAPYIDEVWSTYTGRDLTVTTNAGTFTGRVRGERLTFDGPAPVSFTKPSTRDVLFCDGSLAAPNDGTTGPVAAVLGAGFNRSTLLSAPAQPTTDAASFYRTALTNHYAKAMHAATEDGKAYGFAFDDVADFASYIQDTAPTGIRLTLTPF, encoded by the coding sequence ATGGCACCTCGTCATCAGCACCGTCTCGGTCGTCGCAAGCTCCTCTTCACCCTGGGCGGCGCCGCCGTGGCGGCGCCCGCCGTCGCCGCCCTCGCCCCCCGCGCCCTAGCCGGCACCGGCACCCCCGCCGAGGCGGCAGCTCTGCTGCCGCTGACGATCGTCAACGACAGCGGCTCCTTCGACAACGCAAGCGTCCACGTCTACATCGTGGGCAACCAGGACGGCCGCCAGGTGCGGGTCACCCCCGACGGCACCCTCGCGCCGATCGCCCTCTCCGACAACGGCGCCGACGGCTACACCGACTACGCGATCGGCCTGGCCGGCAGCGGTGAGACCCCGCTGTCCCTGCCGTACATGTCCGGCCGGATCTATGTGGCGCTGGGCCACAAGCTCAAGCTCAAGGTCGTCACGGACGGCAACGGCAACCCCGCGCTGCAGTACCCGGCCGGCTGGGTGGCCTCGGACCCCAACCACGCGGTGCTGCACGACTGCGCCGAGTTCACGTACAACTCCTCCGGAATGTTCTGCAACACCACCATGGTCGACATGTTCAGCGTGCCGCTCAGCATCCGGCTGACCGGGGCGAAGGACCAGACGACGGGCACGCTGCGCCCCTCGGGTCGTGCGGACGCCTTCGCCGCCGTACGGCGGACCGAGGTGTTCGCACCGCTCGTCGTGGACGACACCCGTGTCATCGCCCCCGGTCACGGGCTGGACGCCGGCCTGTTCCCCAAGGACTACTTCGCGCCGTACATCGACGAGGTGTGGAGCACGTACACCGGCAGGGATCTCACCGTGACCACGAACGCGGGCACCTTCACCGGCCGGGTGCGCGGTGAGCGGCTCACCTTCGACGGGCCCGCGCCGGTCTCCTTCACCAAGCCGTCGACCCGGGACGTGCTCTTCTGCGACGGCAGCCTCGCCGCCCCCAACGACGGCACGACCGGCCCGGTCGCCGCCGTGCTCGGCGCCGGGTTCAACCGCTCCACGCTGCTGAGCGCGCCCGCCCAGCCGACGACCGACGCCGCCTCCTTCTACCGGACCGCGCTCACCAACCACTACGCCAAGGCGATGCACGCGGCCACCGAGGACGGCAAGGCGTACGGCTTCGCCTTCGACGACGTGGCCGACTTCGCCTCGTACATCCAGGACACGGCGCCCACGGGGATACGGCTGACGCTCACGCCGTTCTAG
- a CDS encoding HoxN/HupN/NixA family nickel/cobalt transporter translates to MTAAPDSAPSLLPATAPARGSAWHRVRGSMTRQEWIRVGGMAAVVVALHVIGWVTLVVIVAPHHYSVGEKSFGVGIGVTAYTLGMRHAFDADHIAAIDNTTRKLMGEGRRPLSVGFWFSLGHSSVVFVLALLLSLGVKALAGPVRDDDSRLHDVTGLIGTTVSGAFLYLIAAINLVVLAGIWKVFRRMRSGRYDEAALEEQLNNRGFMNRLLGRVMRSVTEPWQMYPLGLLFGLGFDTATEIALLVLAGSGAASGLPWYAILCLPVLFAAGMSLLDTIDGSFMNFAYGWAFSKPVRKVYYNLTVTGLSVAVALLIGTAELLGLLAQQLGLHGGFWDWISGLDLNLLGFVIVGLFFATWIIALLVWKVGRIEEKWTAGLAGTEGKKARTP, encoded by the coding sequence ATGACGGCCGCCCCTGACTCCGCTCCGTCCCTCCTCCCCGCCACCGCCCCCGCCAGGGGCTCGGCCTGGCACCGCGTCCGTGGCTCCATGACGCGGCAGGAGTGGATCAGGGTGGGCGGAATGGCCGCCGTGGTGGTGGCCCTGCACGTGATCGGCTGGGTCACCCTGGTCGTGATCGTCGCGCCGCACCACTACAGCGTCGGCGAGAAGTCCTTCGGTGTCGGCATCGGCGTGACCGCCTACACGCTCGGCATGCGGCACGCCTTCGACGCCGACCACATCGCGGCGATCGACAACACCACCCGCAAGCTGATGGGCGAGGGCCGGCGGCCGCTGTCGGTCGGCTTCTGGTTCTCCCTCGGTCACTCCAGCGTCGTCTTCGTCCTGGCGCTGCTGCTCTCGCTCGGCGTGAAGGCCCTCGCCGGACCGGTCCGCGACGACGACTCCCGCCTCCACGACGTCACCGGCCTGATCGGCACGACCGTCTCCGGAGCCTTCCTCTACCTGATCGCGGCGATCAACCTGGTCGTCCTGGCCGGCATCTGGAAGGTCTTCCGCCGGATGCGCTCGGGCCGCTACGACGAGGCCGCCCTGGAGGAGCAGCTGAACAACCGCGGCTTCATGAACCGCCTGCTCGGCCGCGTCATGAGGTCGGTCACCGAGCCGTGGCAGATGTACCCCCTCGGCCTGCTCTTCGGCCTCGGCTTCGACACCGCCACCGAGATAGCCCTGCTCGTCCTGGCGGGCTCGGGCGCCGCCTCCGGACTGCCCTGGTACGCGATCCTGTGCCTGCCCGTCCTGTTCGCCGCCGGCATGTCCCTGCTCGACACGATCGACGGCTCCTTCATGAACTTCGCCTACGGCTGGGCCTTCTCCAAGCCGGTCCGCAAGGTCTACTACAACCTCACCGTCACCGGCCTGTCCGTCGCCGTCGCCCTGCTCATCGGCACCGCCGAACTGCTCGGCCTGCTCGCGCAGCAACTCGGCCTGCACGGCGGGTTCTGGGACTGGATCAGCGGCCTCGACCTGAACCTCCTCGGCTTCGTGATCGTCGGCCTGTTCTTCGCCACCTGGATCATCGCCCTGCTGGTGTGGAAGGTCGGCCGGATCGAGGAGAAGTGGACGGCGGGGCTGGCCGGGACGGAGGGCAAAAAGGCAAGGACTCCTTGA
- a CDS encoding DUF6355 family natural product biosynthesis protein, translating to MRVRRMVTNALGSAALVLASMGAVTTTASPAAADPCGFFETGSDAYYNHCTSDGSRVIIKVEVALAPDYERCVAPGKTWLGSASKIQGAHYVGRTC from the coding sequence TTGCGTGTTCGTCGTATGGTGACCAACGCCCTCGGTTCCGCCGCCCTCGTGCTCGCCTCCATGGGCGCGGTGACCACCACCGCGAGCCCGGCGGCCGCCGATCCGTGCGGATTCTTCGAGACGGGCTCCGACGCCTACTACAACCACTGCACCTCCGACGGCTCCCGCGTGATCATCAAGGTCGAAGTCGCGCTGGCGCCCGACTACGAGCGGTGCGTCGCGCCCGGCAAGACCTGGCTCGGCTCCGCGAGCAAGATCCAAGGCGCCCACTACGTCGGCCGCACCTGCTGA
- the prcB gene encoding proteasome subunit beta — translation MTWNENGGRLGEEFFTPGTSSFTDFLAEHRPELLSTRRILPEDIRAAPDQVPHGTTVLALAYRDGVLIAGDRRATMGNLIAQRDLEKVHPADDYTAVAFAGTVGLAVDMVKLYQVELTHFEKIEGTPMTLNAKARRLAGMIRQNLGQAMQGLAVVPLLIGYDPSAPEGERGRIFSFDVVGGLYEKRDFHAEGSGSPYARGALKKLFRKGMDRREAALAALHALYDAADDDSATGGPDINRRIFPIVSVITEDGFERLSEPETEQLSREMVEQRGSRPDGPNATP, via the coding sequence ATGACGTGGAACGAGAACGGCGGGCGGCTGGGGGAGGAGTTCTTCACACCCGGGACCTCGTCCTTCACCGATTTCCTGGCCGAGCACCGCCCGGAGTTACTGAGCACGCGCCGGATCCTCCCGGAGGATATACGGGCCGCACCCGACCAGGTGCCGCACGGGACCACGGTGCTGGCCCTCGCCTATCGTGACGGCGTGCTGATCGCCGGCGACCGCCGGGCCACCATGGGCAACCTCATCGCCCAGCGCGACCTGGAGAAGGTGCACCCAGCGGACGACTACACCGCGGTGGCCTTCGCCGGCACCGTCGGTCTCGCGGTGGACATGGTGAAGCTCTATCAGGTCGAGCTGACGCACTTCGAGAAGATCGAGGGCACGCCGATGACCCTCAACGCGAAGGCGAGACGCCTGGCCGGCATGATCCGCCAGAACCTCGGCCAGGCCATGCAGGGCCTGGCCGTCGTACCGCTCCTCATCGGCTACGACCCGTCGGCGCCCGAGGGCGAGCGAGGCCGCATCTTCAGCTTCGACGTCGTCGGAGGGCTGTACGAGAAGCGGGACTTCCACGCCGAGGGCTCCGGATCGCCGTACGCGCGAGGCGCGTTGAAGAAGCTGTTCCGCAAGGGCATGGACCGGCGCGAGGCCGCGCTGGCCGCGCTCCACGCGCTGTACGACGCGGCGGACGACGACTCCGCGACCGGCGGCCCGGACATCAACCGCCGGATCTTCCCGATCGTGTCGGTCATCACCGAGGACGGCTTCGAGCGGCTGTCCGAGCCGGAGACGGAGCAGCTGAGCCGGGAGATGGTCGAGCAGCGCGGCAGCCGGCCGGACGGACCGAACGCGACTCCGTGA
- a CDS encoding IS481 family transposase, translating into MPHRNAPLTETGRLRLARCVVEDGWTLRRAAERFQVSPTTAQRWADRYRRLGEPGMADHSSRPRTSPRRTPTRTERRIIKVRVLRRWGPARIAGLLRLVPSTVHRVLTRYGLARLTHLDRATGRVIRRYERAKPGELVHVDIKKLGNIPDGGGHKTLGRQAGRKTRSGAGYSYLHNAVDDHSRLAYSEIHADEKKETAVGFWSRAQAYFATCGITVERVLTDNGSCYKSHLWRDALAAAGITHKRTRAYRPQTNGKVERFNRTLLDEWAYARPYRSEQERRDAFPSWLHTYNHHRGHTALKGQPPASRVPNLSGQYT; encoded by the coding sequence GTGCCCCACCGTAATGCACCCCTGACCGAGACCGGACGCCTGCGCCTGGCCCGCTGCGTGGTCGAGGACGGCTGGACCCTGCGCCGGGCCGCTGAGCGATTCCAAGTCTCGCCAACCACCGCACAGCGATGGGCCGACCGCTACCGCCGGCTCGGCGAGCCTGGCATGGCCGACCACTCCAGCCGCCCCCGCACCAGCCCGCGACGGACCCCGACCCGTACCGAGCGCAGGATCATCAAAGTCCGCGTACTGCGCAGGTGGGGGCCAGCACGGATCGCAGGCCTGCTCCGCCTGGTGCCGTCCACCGTGCACCGGGTGCTGACCCGCTACGGCCTGGCCCGCCTGACCCACCTCGACCGGGCCACTGGGCGCGTCATCCGTCGCTACGAACGTGCCAAGCCCGGCGAACTGGTCCACGTCGACATCAAGAAGCTCGGCAACATCCCCGACGGCGGCGGCCACAAGACCCTCGGACGCCAGGCGGGCCGCAAGACCCGGTCCGGCGCCGGCTACAGCTACCTCCACAACGCCGTCGACGACCACTCCCGCCTGGCCTACAGCGAGATCCACGCAGACGAGAAGAAGGAGACCGCTGTCGGCTTCTGGAGTCGCGCCCAGGCGTACTTCGCCACCTGCGGGATCACCGTCGAACGCGTCCTGACCGACAACGGCTCCTGCTACAAATCCCACCTGTGGCGAGACGCCCTGGCAGCAGCCGGGATCACGCACAAGCGAACCCGCGCCTACCGGCCGCAGACGAACGGCAAGGTCGAACGCTTCAACCGCACCCTGCTCGACGAATGGGCCTACGCCCGCCCCTACCGATCAGAGCAGGAACGACGCGACGCCTTCCCCAGCTGGCTGCACACCTACAATCACCACCGCGGACACACCGCGCTCAAGGGCCAACCACCCGCCAGCCGCGTCCCTAACCTCTCAGGGCAATACACCTAG
- a CDS encoding Clp protease N-terminal domain-containing protein, producing MALPDLDELIAEVDRTCDTAHRPGGQEQPDWLALLTTAAHLAGRLQALADDLVEDYVEHCRMHGCSWTDIGAALGVTRQAVQQRFHAPHKRYGPETMSEDLRQAMTHVKRSAVQHRNNYIGTEHLLWGLTAEDNSATRLLESAGVSPETVHRTVADRLTLGASQAAERIAWTPYSRKAIALAEARSEQAGAAHIDCADLLVGLTGVGRGVAATILTDAGFDPAAAEEHSSNGEPEKITPVA from the coding sequence ATGGCATTACCTGATCTGGACGAACTCATCGCCGAAGTGGACCGCACCTGCGACACCGCCCACCGACCCGGTGGACAGGAACAGCCCGACTGGCTGGCGCTGTTGACCACCGCCGCACACCTCGCGGGCCGACTCCAGGCCCTCGCCGACGACCTGGTCGAGGACTACGTCGAGCACTGCCGGATGCACGGCTGCTCGTGGACGGACATCGGAGCCGCCCTGGGAGTCACCCGGCAGGCCGTGCAGCAGCGCTTCCACGCGCCCCACAAGCGCTACGGCCCCGAGACGATGTCCGAGGACCTGCGCCAGGCCATGACCCACGTGAAGCGGTCTGCCGTACAGCACCGCAACAACTACATCGGCACCGAACACCTTCTGTGGGGCCTCACGGCGGAGGACAACAGCGCCACCCGGCTGCTGGAGAGCGCCGGCGTCAGCCCGGAGACGGTCCACCGCACGGTCGCGGACCGGCTCACCCTGGGCGCCTCCCAGGCGGCCGAGCGCATTGCCTGGACTCCCTACTCCCGCAAGGCGATCGCCCTCGCCGAGGCCCGCTCCGAGCAGGCCGGCGCCGCACACATCGACTGCGCCGACCTCCTCGTCGGTCTCACCGGTGTCGGCCGTGGCGTCGCGGCCACGATCCTGACCGACGCGGGATTCGACCCGGCGGCAGCCGAGGAGCACTCCTCAAACGGTGAACCGGAGAAGATCACCCCGGTGGCGTAA